A window from Dysidea avara chromosome 2, odDysAvar1.4, whole genome shotgun sequence encodes these proteins:
- the LOC136246351 gene encoding E3 SUMO-protein ligase ZBED1-like, with product MELVARKNVTSPVWTYFGLEKESDGRIKSEDVAVCRKCYQRVRAKGGNTSNLLSHLRIHHPTIHGLVMTAIKTKNRRKEDLEKRQQPSIASSMKKVQQYDRTTRKWREITTAVTYCLAKDSLPIYTVDKVGFRNMVEKMDPQYDLPSSKYFSKTSIPALYEDTRQKLQLDLQEQAKAFSATADMWTSVTGEPYLSYTIHYINDEWELKTKCLQTLYFPADHTGQNIADALKDTLSHWDLDAANQVCITTDNGSNILCAIRSHLAWPYLSCFGHNLHLAIGNSIKDDSRVQRALSICRKIVTSFSHSWKKKRDLSEAQATLELPQHSLVSDCVTRWGSQQLMVGRILEQESAIRQVLASDRRCSHLLPTWQDIEVLQSIHAVLSPLAEFTDTLSGEERVTASAIKPLLDLLQRKTLATSPTDTTLVTDIKERIINYLMTKYDQSDFDELINVSSFLDPRVKTKHLKDQDVIKQRVIEEGTELIESGAGVDDHSVIVVSGDEPSTSSGGVGCPPNKRRKLSSLLREATSTVCSTAGTVTPGEEQTAEDKMRNEVEEYLKISTIDPEVNPLKWWKIHATDFPVISKLARKYLCVCASSSPSERVFSLSGHIVSKKRNALKPHKVNMLVFLAKNL from the coding sequence ATGGAGTTAGTGGCCAGGAAAAATGTAACGTCACCTGTGTGGACATATTTCGGTTTAGAAAAAGAGAGCGATGGAAGGATTAAAAGCGAAGATGTTGCTGTTTGTCGAAAGTGTTACCAACGCGTACGGGCGAAGGGAGGGAACACTTCAAATTTACTGTCACACCTGAGAATTCATCACCCGACGATTCATGGTTTAGTAATGACTGCTATTAAGACAAAAAATCGTCGAAAAGAAGATTTAGAGAAGCGGCAGCAGCCATCCATCGCGAGTAGTATGAAGAAAGTGCAACAATATGACAGAACAACGAGAAAATGGCGCGAAATTACTACTGCTGTCACCTATTGTCTAGCGAAAGACAGTTTGCCTATATACACCGTTGATAAAGTTGGATTTAGAAACATGGTGGAGAAAATGGACCCACAATATGATTTGCCAAGCAGTAAGTATTTCTCAAAAACGTCCATTCCAGCTCTTTATGAAGACACCCGTCAGAAACTGCAGCTAGATCTTCAAGAACAAGCGAAAGCTTTCTCTGCCACTGCTGATATGTGGACTAGCGTTACAGGAGAGCCTTATCTGTCATACACCATTCATTACATCAACGATGAATGGGAGTTGAAGACAAAGTGCTTACAGACCCTATATTTCCCTGCAGATCACACAGGGCAAAATATTGCAGATGCTTTAAAAGACACTCTTTCACACTGGGATTTAGATGCAGCAAACCAAGTGTGCATCACTACTGACAATGGTAGTAACATCTTGTGTGCCATAAGATCACACCTTGCTTGGCCGTATCTTTCCTGTTTTGGTCACAACCTTCATTTAGCAATCGGTAACTCAATTAAAGATGATTCCAGAGTGCAACGGGCATTGAGCATATGCAGGAAGATTGTTACTTCATTTTCCCATAGCTGGAAGAAAAAACGGGATTTATCAGAAGCTCAAGCTACCCTCGAATTACCCCAACACTCACTTGTTAGTGATTGTGTGACACGGTGGGGGTCTCAACAGTTGATGGTAGGAAGGATATTAGAACAAGAATCTGCTATTCGACAGGTGCTTGCATCTGATAGAAGATGTTCACATCTACTACCAACCTGGCAAGACATTGAAGTGCTTCAATCAATTCACGCTGTTCTCAGCCCACTGGCCGAGTTTACCGACACACTGTCAGGTGAAGAACGTGTTACTGCTTCAGCCATTAAGCCACTGCTTGATTTATTGCAGAGGAAGACCTTGGCTACATCTCCTACAGATACCACATTGGTTACTGATATCAAGGAAAGGATTATCAATTACCTTATGACAAAATATGATCAATCTGACTTTGACGAGTTAATCAATGTTTCCAGTTTCCTTGATCCAAGGGTCAAGACAAAACATCTGAAAGATCAAGATGTGATTAAGCAGCGTGTGATAGAAGAAGGCACTGAGTTGATAGAATCTGGAGCTGGTGTAGATGATCATTCTGTAATTGTGGTCTCAGGTGATGAGCCATCTACAAGTAGTGGAGGTGTTGGTTGTCCGCCAAACAAACGACGCAAGCTAAGCAGCCTACTTAGAGAGGCTACAAGTACTGTTTGTAGCACTGCAGGGACAGTGACACCTGGCGAGGAGCAGACAGCTGAAGACAAGATGAGAAATGAAGTTGAAGAATACTTAAAAATATCTACAATTGATCCGGAAGTGAATCCACTAAAATGGTGGAAAATACATGCCACAGATTTTCCAGTGATCTCCAAATTGGCAAGAAAATACTTATGTGTATGTGCCAGTAGTTCACCGTCAGAAAGAGTGTTCAGTTTATCTGGTCACATTGTGTCTAAGAAGAGGAATGCACTTAAGCCACACAAGGTGAACATGTTGGTATTTCTAGCCAAAAACTTGTAG